Below is a genomic region from Mustela lutreola isolate mMusLut2 chromosome 1, mMusLut2.pri, whole genome shotgun sequence.
AAATTGGAGAGTCCTTCAAGGTGAGTGGTAGCTAAGAATGGAAAACATTTCCTTTAGAGGTGGATAGACAGGGAGACCTTCAGAGGAAAAGGAGCATGATACGGTCTCAAAGACAAGCCGTATGGATCTAGGTTGAAGATTGAGCAAGTGGATGAGTTTGCCAGGTAGGTCCTTCGTGTTGGCTGGGAGCTGTCCGCCATGCTGTCCTCTCCCCTGATCTTCCCCTACTGATGCTGTATTGGCATTCTAGTCTCCATGTAAGCACGTCACCTTCTCAGAGAGGGGCCTTCTCTGACTTCGCAGACACAAGCAGTCATTCACTCTCCCATTACAGATATCCTGTGTCTGGTTCCACGTTTCCCATGTGTAAAAATGTCTGGCACATCATGTGCATTTAGTCCGTATGTACTGAATGAATTCATGGCTTGCATGGCCACTTACCCCTTCTGTACCTTGTCATCTTTTTAGAAATCAGAATGACATTTCCACATAGACTTGTGAGGATTACACAAAACAGCTCTATTGAACCCCAGCATATTATAGGTATTAAGGGGGTGCTGGTTATCTGGTCTGCCTCCTCTTGTATTCTTTGTCCAAACTacaatgcaaatagaaaacagtgacTCTTCAACCCTCaatgtatttgttttcctcttgtcttcttttatttttttttttaaattttttattttttataaacatatattttttatatacatatatttttatccccaggtctgtgaatcccccttttatttttaatctttgtgaTTCCTACAGAATAATTTCCAGTcagggtttctctctttctcttgtacACTCTTTCGGTTTCCACTGCtgattatttactatttttctttcctttcagctTTAACAGTGAAATTAAATTTCTGTTGAGTGTCTTCCTATCAATTTTCTGTCCTCACCTCTTTCAAGATCAGATGCTGAATGGACAATCTAAATAGAAATATGATTtgcggggcatctgggtggctcagtggtttaaagcctctgccttcggctcgggtcgtgatcccggggtcttgggatcgagccccgcatcgggctctctgctcagcagggagcctgcttcctcctctctctgtctgcctctctgcctccttgtgatctctgtctctcaaataaataaataaaatatttaaaaaaaaaaaaaagaaatatgatttgccggggcacctgggtggctcagtggattaaagcctctgcctttggctcaggtcatgatctcagggtcctgggatcgagccccacatcgggatctctgcttggcagggagcctgcttcctccactctctctctctctctgcctgcctctctgcctacttgtgatctctgtctgttgaataaataaataaaatcttaaaaaaaaaaagaaatataatttgccAAACTGACCTGAAGTATTTGAGTTGATTCTATTCAGATCCGCACTTCCAAGTAAACCATATAACGAGTATACCTGCTAGAAAATGTCCTGGATGTTTTGCTAAAAACTCGAAAGTTGTCTAGAGCGTTATGACCAGAATATGACATTCTAGAATGAGATGGTACCTTCAGAATCATTTTGACTTCAAACTAGATCATTATATTAGACATCTGGGAAAAATTCCAATGAGAAATTCTTAAGAACTTGAAAATTATTGATATGTATCAAGAACTAATGACATTATATATCTCGAGCTCCAAATACTGCCATGGATAGGAACCTAGCAGAAGTTATATGTCGCATTCATTTTTATGGTCTAGTCATTCCTACAGTTATCACTTTTGGAGTTGCTTTGTGCTGAATCACTAATGAAAAAGAATTGCATTGActtccctaaatttttttttaaagattttatttatttatttgacagacagagatcacaagcaggcagagaagcaggcagagagagaggtggaagcaggctccctgctgaacagagagcctgatgcggggctcaatcccaggaccctgggatgatgacctgagccgaaggcagaggctttaacccactgagccacccaggtgctccaacttccctaaatttttaaatgtcatgttcattttaaataatttaaatgattagATTATATTGCTTATTTAATCTGTAATTTATTAAGCACTCCTAAGTACCAGGTTACCAGTAGATctcaaaaagcatttgaaaatgtAGCACCACAAAATCCAGgggctgaaaacaaaacaatgttatttgtgtttttctgcttACATGTAGATCCTGACTGGAAGATAGATAAGAGTGCTTTTGTGAGTAGAATCCAAGAAGATATTTGGTCGTTTATACATTCTCATACTAGCATCATTCTCATCATGCTGACTCTTCAACTTGACTTCAGTTAGGTGGATCCAAAACGCCCCTTTCTCAGGCTCTCCCATGAAAGGTTTGCCTGAAACTTGCCCCAGTTCCCTTAACTAAAGTCTAGGTGACATCTGCGCTGTGGCAGCTCTTTACAATCATCTCAGAGTTTTAGCCTCAAGAAGCTCTGCGAGTTTGGAAGACAGGTGCTGCCTGCATCCAGAAGATGGGCAATCACACCACAGTGAGCTCCTTCCTTCTGTGGGGCTTTTCCAGTTTCCCAGACTTGCAGGGTCCCCTCTTTGCGATGATCTTCTTCTCCCATATGACCATCCTAGCTGCAAATGTGTCCATAATGGTGGCCATCAAGCTCAGTCACAACCttcacacccccatgtactttttcctctgTGCCCTGTCCTTTTCAGAAACCTGTACCACCATGGCCGTCATCCCTCGCATGTTAGCGGACTTGCTGGCTGACAGCAAGACCATTTCTCTTCCTGAGTGTGCCACgcagatgtttttcttctttggcttAGCTGCGAATAACTGCTTCATCATGGCTGCCATGTCCTATGACCGCTATACTGCCATTCACAACCCACTGCACTACCCCATCTTGATGACCCATAAGATCTGCTTTCGGTTCATCATGGCCTCCTGGATGCTTGGGTTTCTGGTTTCTCTGTGCATCGTCATCATTGTATTCaacttgtctttctgtgactccatCATCGAGCACTTCTTCTGTGACATCTCACCTGTGGTGTGCCTTGCGTGTGACTACACCTTCCGTCAGGAAATGGCTATTTTTGTGCTCTCTGCCTTTGTGTTGGCGGGCAGCTTTGTCTTCATCATGATGTCCTATGTCTTCATTGTGTCCACAGTTGTGAAGATGCCGTCTGCCCAGGGGAGGTATAAGGCCTTCTCCACATGCTCCTCTCACCTCACCGTGGTATGCATACATTATGGGTTTGCTGGTTTTGTCTATCTGAGGCCTAAGGACAGGGACTCGTTCCGTGAGGACATGCTAATGGCTGTCACATACACAGTGCTGACACCTCTGCTTAACCCCATCGTGTACAGtctcagaaacaaagaaatgcagATGGCCCTAAGGAAGGTACTAGGCAAGACAGATAGGCTCATCCCTCAGATGGTGAATAAAAGAAAACTGGACACTTAAGAAGTACTGATAAATAAAAGTGGAAAGTGGAGTATTTCCAATGAAATCATCAGTTTGTAtacaaagcatttattttttttttaagattttattttttatttgacagagagagagatcacaagtaggcaaggcagcaggcagagagagggggaagcaggctctccgctgagcagagagcccaatgcaggacccagtcctaggaccctgagatcatggcctgagccaaaggcagaggcttaacccactgagccacccaggtgtccctgtacaAAGCATTTAAAGTATTAACTAATTACCtgatatattcttatatattctgATATCACCATTTTTCCAGATCAAAGAGtgtatagttttaaaatgtgtgtaaatatacGTGTGTggggtatatacatatatacatatgagcATGCTTAAAGAATCCAAACGTGTTTTCTAACATAGTATTTTCATGATAGGTGTCTGGTGTTCTAAGAATTTTCTGGCTAGCCCTGTATCttgaatattttctcctactttttTCTAAAGGTTTATAGTTTATAATTGTACCCTTTATATCTAGGtccatgttttattttgtgttaatCCTACAGAAGGTGTGAGGTTTATGCCGAGTTGCTTCAGCCCTCCATGGGTGTCCCATTGCTCAGCGATGTTTGTTGAAGGGCCTTCCTTCTTTCACTGGATTGTCTTTgtacctttttaagaaaaatcagttGGGCACACTTGTGTAGATCTTTCTCTGGGTTCTCTAGGCAGCCTCTGTGATTTGTGTGTCTCATCTTCCACCAGTACCACCCTGTCCTGATACTACAGCAAGTAGTAAGCCTTACTGTCATGTGAAGTGATACTTTCCAACTTATTCTTGTCTCTCAAAATGATTTTTCATATTCTAGGACATCTCCTTTTTAGTAATATAagcatttagtgctataaatttctctctcaGCACTGCATTATCTGAATCTCACATGTTTTGATATCTTGCTTCTTATTTTCATCTGTTGTATGTATAAATACTGAAGtcccaggtcttttttttttttaatcatttattttctgtttagagaaCTTCCTTTAGCAATTAGTTAAGGTAGCTCTGTTAAGAGTAaattctcattgatttttttcatctgaaatgtCTTCATTAGTCCATTTCTGAAGGCTACATTTTGCCAGTCGTAGATTTACATTTGACATGTCTTTGCTTTGGGTACAGACAGTCCctcacttgtgatttttttttaagattttacttatttatttgacagagacgatgagagagggaacacaagcagggggattgggagagggagaagcaggcttcccactgagcaagaagcctgatgtggggctcgatcccaggcccctgggatcatgacctgagcctaaggcagatgcttaatgacgaaggcacccaggtgcccccacttatGATGGTTTTGACTTGTGATTTTTTGGCTTTACAATGGTGTGACAGCAATATGCATTTAGTAGAAACCATACttcagattttgaattttgatctcttCCCATCACTCATGATGCTGAGCAGCAGCGTGGAAACACAACTCCATGTCAGCCACACAACCAGGACAGCTAATAACTGATGCACACACAACTGTTCTGTATGTACACAACCAttcttcttttcactttcagtatagtGTTCAGTAAGTTACCTGAGATAGTCAACCCTTTATTATAAGATGATTTTGCATCAGATGCTCTTGTCCAACTGTAGGCTCACGCTAGTATTCTGAACATGCTTAAGGAAGCTCTGTAGGTTGGGTGGATGAGCTGTTGAGCTGTAGCTGCAGGCTGCATGTCAGTGTGTGTGTTCAGCTTCCTGTTGAGCGCTATGGACACAACTCCAGTAAAATGCTCCCTGCAGATGGTTGAGATGGAAGTCCAGCTGCCCACTCTGCCCTGATGGCTCTTAGTGATAATGTCACCCTGGCTACATGCCTTCTTGCCCCCAAATAAGCTCAGCTCCTTGTTGGGCTCCACTGCCACTAGGGGAGGGGAAAGTAGAGAGCTGGTTCACCCTGCCCTGTCCTTGCAGGGCGTGGGTGAAAGCTCAGCTCGATGGGTACTTTCCCAAGTAGGGTTGGAGGCAGGGGCGGCTGAGTACCATTAGCCCCACCTCATACTCCCTCATTAAGTCTCATCCTGCCAGGTGACAGTGGAGGCTCATTTCCCTGCTGGATCCAACTGACATCACCCAGGCAAGAGAGTGGGTGGGGTGAACATAAGCAACATGCTTGGCCCCACTAAAAcctgggggtgggtggcaggtATGATTTTCTGTAGGTATTTGTCTGGAGTAAGGTGGATATGGCCAAAAGCATTTCTGTTCTGTTGAGGTCACTCTTTTCTAGTTCTTCAGCTAGGAGAAACTGGATtttcttagagtttttttttttttttttttttgtctgtgtccCTTGGTGATTCTTGATTGTCCCTGTCCAGGATATAGGGAAACCCAGGGACTCACTGCTGTGTTGTTACTCAGGTCCCAAAGTCCCTAGGAGGCTTCCTTCTTCTTTATACCTTTCGAATAttcctatgtttaatttttttatctataATGGATTTTTTGTGTTTGGCGTGTGtttggcgtgtgtgtgtgtgtgtgtgtgtgtgtgtgtgtaaaacaagAGGGGAGGACCTGAGAGGAATGGAGTTACTTCATTATCAGTGGGACCAGAAGTCTATGATTTCAAAAATTTAGAGATATTTTtctacattctaatttattttgtgCAAGAAATTTGGTCATTAGACCAAGCTAGCCTGATCGATCCAACAGAGAAATCTCTACCCTGAACTCTGAATAGTAAGGGTTGACTGGAAAGGAATGTATCCAGGACAGATGAAATTCTCTAGTGGTTAAGCTGTCTCCCAAGAGCCCCTCAGTCCAGCCTATCAGAGAGTCTATGCCTTAAAAGAGGGCAAAATATTAAGAGGATATTTGGGACCTTGAGCTTTCACCTAACCCTTACATGCCTCAGTCACATCTTCTATAAAATAtagttaaagggaaaaaaagccatcATAATATTATTCTGAGGATTAATTGGGCTAATATGTATAAATCCCTGAGAACAGCACCTGGAATGCAGTAAACACTGACATAGTATTAGCTCCTATCGCTTACACTGGTAGTACTGGTACTAGTCCTCTCACTAACATTTGATTTCTAGATCTTCTAACTCTCCAGCCAGGCAAATACATGAGGGAGACATTATTCAGCAGAAGGTGATTACAGTACTTTTACTAAATGAGGCTGGGATCCTAGTTGCCGATCTGTGAACCAGTGTGGAGGCAGTGACGGAGCTGTGCTGAGCATCAGTTTGTATAAAAGCCTGTCACAACTGGAGCAGGTTCTGACCCGAACACTCGGTCACTTGAGTCAGGCTGAAGCATTCAGCAGATCAGTGACCAGGATTCTATGGCAGCAGACAGTGATTCATACCATAGCAAAAACACATTCAGTCATCCATTCccttattcatttttcattcatttatttcaaatatgcatTTATGTTATTGTGCATCCATTAGATGCAAAGAACAAAGACAAAGTGGTAGCTATGGAAAGCTTTCAGCActgtgaagaaaacaaatattaagtCTATAAGTGCACTGAATGTTCTGAAGAAAACAGAGTTCTATAGGTGTACTTAATTGGTTCTGGAGCCTCAAGAAGTCTTCCCAGATAGAAAACAACACTTAGGTTGGTATCTATAACATAAGATATTAGCTTATGGTTAGCATAAGATATAACATAAGACGTTAGCAAGGTAAGGGGGTAATGAATTCAGAGAGAGGTACTCTCACTGCATGTGGGAAGGTCCTGAGGTAGCAAAGACTATGGACATGTTTAAGGATTTAAAAGAAGAAGTTATTTGGAGACCAAGGGAAGACTGGAAAAAGATAGAAATAGAGCAAGGGCTGTATTCAAGACTCTGAGTCATTTTAAGAATTTCTCTCATTTTGAAtgataccaaacatttaaagaaaaattaataactattctactcaaactattcaaaatataGAAGAAGGAatgttccaaattcattccatgaggaCAGTATcatcttgataccaaaaccaaaggtATCACAAAAAgggagaactacaggccaatatctctgttgaaaataatgcaaaaatcctcaacaaaatactagcaaacagaatccaaaaatacattaaaaaagtcattcacctcttccttatccattcgtccgttgaagggcatcttggttctttccacagtttggtgaccatggccattgctgctataaatattgggttacagatggcccttcttttcactacatctgtatctttggggtaaaaacccagtagtgcaattgcagggtcataaggaagctctatttttaatttcttgaggaatctccacactgttttccaaagtggctacaccaacttgcattcccaccaacagtgtaaaagggttcccctttctctacatcctctccgacacatgttgtttcctgtcttgctaattttggccattctaacaacCAACTTTCCTTTTAACCAACCAAATAATGGAGAATTATTTTATCTCCAAATAATGGAGAATTCTTCAAACATGGAGAATTTGgttcagagaaagagacacagcaaaacTTGACCAAATCTCAGGGGcttggtgttttattttattttttttaaattatttttcttattttattttaatataattttttattttttataaacatatatttttatcctatgCCTccatacccaacttttgtagcaacatggacgggactggaagagattatgctgagtgaaataagtcaagcagagagagtcaattatcatatggtttcacttatttgtggagcataacaaatagcatggaggacaaggggagatggagaggagaagggagttgagagaaattgaaaggggaggtgaaccatgagaaactatggactctgaaaaacaatctgagggtttgaaggggcaggaggtgggaggttgggggaaaccaggtggtgggtatcagagagggcacggattgcatggagcactgggtgtggtgcgaaaacaatgaatacccttacgctgaaaagaaatttaaaagaaaaagaaaaaggaaagttggTTGAGTTAACTAAccttttaatttctcaaaagacTTTGCCTGAGTATTGCCTTTTCCTAAGTTACTGCCTTGAACCCTAGCTTTGTTTTGGCATTAACTGTCTACAGTAGAAATTGcataaatcaggggcgcctgggtggctcagtgggttaaggcctctgccttcggctcaggtcatgatcccagagtcctgggatcaagccccacctcgggctctctgcttcctcctctctctctctttgcctgcctttctgcctacttgtgatctctgtcaagtaaataaataaaatcttaaaaaaaaaaaagtcattcaccacatttaagtgggatttattcccaggatgcaagggCAGTTCAATATTTGATTATCAGTCCACATAATACatcacatcagtaagagaaagtataaaaaccatatgatcatctcaatagatgcagaaaaagtatttgacaaagtacaacatccattcatgataaaagtaggtttagagggaacatacctcaatataataaatgccatatatgaaaaaaccacagcaaacatcatactcagtggggaaaCAATGACAGCTTtttcctcctaagatcaggaacaaggtaaggatgtccactctcaccacttttattcaacatagtactggaaatcctggcCACatcaattagacaacaaaaagaaataaaaggcatccaaattagtaaggaggaagtaaaacttccactatttgcatgCGACATGATATTACATATGAAAACTCTAAAGActatacaaaaaaaagaaaaaagaaaaaacctactagaactgataaatgaattcagtgaagtcacaggatacaaaataaatgcgcagaaatccattgcatttctatacactaataatgaagcagcagaaagagaaatgaaaacaattccatttataattgcaccaaaaataagacacccaggaataaacttaaccaaacagTTCAGAGATCCGTACTCTGAATACTataaaaaactgatgaaagaaattgaagacaacacaaagaaatgggaagacattccatgctcatggattagatgaacaaatgttaaaatatctatgcttaCACTACCAAAGCAATCTCTATGaaaataacaacagcatttttcacagaactagaacaaaaaattcctaaaatttatatggaaccatgaaagactccaaataacaaaagaaatcttgaaaaaagaaaagcaaagctgaagctatcacaattccagacttcaaggtaTATTACAAAAATTGTAGTAATCGAAACAGTATAGACACAGAGGTCAattaaacagaacagaaaacacagaaataaacccacaattatagtgtcagttaatcttcaacacagcaggaaagaagatccagtggaaaaaagatagtctcttcaacaatggtgctgggaaaacaggacagctacatgcaaaagaatgaaactagaccactctcttacagcatacacaaaaataaattcaaaatggattaaagacctaaatatgagacctgaaaccataaaaatcttagagcatagataataatttctctgacctcagccatagcTATATTTTTCTGGATGTCTCTTCAGACAAGgtgaacagaagcaaaaatgaaccattgggactacatcaaaagaaaaagcctctgcacagcaaagaaaaaatcaacaaaactaaaagacaacctactgaatgagagaagatatttgcaaatgacatacctgataaagtgTTAGTTTCCAAAAcatgtaaagaacttataaaacaaCACCCAGAaattaaataatccaattaaaaagtgggcagaagatatgaacagacatttctccaaagaagacatccagatggccgacagtcatatgaaaagatgctcaatatcactcatcatgagggaaatgcaagtcaaaactacaatgagatatcacctcacacctgtcagaatgactaaaataaaaaacacaagacacaACAAgcattgatgaggatgtggagaaaaaggaacccttatgcactgttgACGGGCAGGCACACTGATGTgaccactgtagaaaacagtacagGCATTCCTcaatagttaaaaatagaactaccctatgatccagtaatcacactactaaGTAttgacccccaaaatacaaatgcactaattcaaaaggatgcatgcacccctatgtttaaagcagtattatttataatagccaaattatggaagcagctgaAGTGTCCATCAATACATGAATGGGTAAACAAGAAATGCATGTATTccaacatacatatatatgttggaatattactcagccataaaaagattgaaatcttgccatttgcaataacatgaatggagctagagaatataatgctaagtgaaataaatcaatggagaaagataactatcatatgatctcactcatatgtgaaatttaagaaataaaacaaaggagcaaaggaaaaaaaagagacaaagcaagaaacagacttttagtTCTGGAGAATaacctgatggttaccagaagggaggtggttgGAGGgctgggtgaaataggtgatggggagtaaggagggcacttgttgtgacaGGCACAGTGGGGTGCatggaattgttgagtcactgtattatacacttgaaactaatatagcactgtatgttatctatactggagttaaaattaagtaaataaaatttaccttttttctaAACTCTTTGGAATatattaatgaaagaagaaatctaTTTAGATTTACCGTCATGGTGGTTGTATAGAGAATGAATTGGAAGAGTAAAAGAGGGTAGAGGAAAGCTGATTAGGGTTGTATTAGGATTCTCCAGAGCTGCAGAACcaataaagaaatgtatatatgaatatataaatacatatacagagAGATTTTAAGGAAGTGGCTTACATAATTGTTGCAGTTGGCAATTTCAAAATCCACAGTACAGTCCAGCAGACTGAAAATTCCATAAGAGTTGATGTTGTAGTCTTGAGTTCAAAGGCATTATCCCTCTTTTTCAGAGgacctcagtttttttcccttcAGGCTTTCAGCTGATTGAATAAGCATTCCACACATGATGGAGAGTAAGGTACTCTACTCAAAGCACAGCAATTAAATGTTAGTCACTTCTAAAAATACCTTCAGAGCCAAGAATGTTGTTTGACCAAACAACTGATCACCATAGCCTAGTCAACATATAGAATGAGCTACCACAGGAGTTCTATTGCAAAATAAATGTATAAGGAGGTAGTTTGAAATACAAGTGttgacaatgaaaattaaaagaagtagGAAGTAAATATTTAGACTCTGAATGTATGACATTTTGTGACTGGATGCAGGACtgtgaagggagaagagaaatcaattTCTCTCAGGGTTCAGAATCCATAAACTGACT
It encodes:
- the LOC131821916 gene encoding olfactory receptor 10T2-like; amino-acid sequence: MGNHTTVSSFLLWGFSSFPDLQGPLFAMIFFSHMTILAANVSIMVAIKLSHNLHTPMYFFLCALSFSETCTTMAVIPRMLADLLADSKTISLPECATQMFFFFGLAANNCFIMAAMSYDRYTAIHNPLHYPILMTHKICFRFIMASWMLGFLVSLCIVIIVFNLSFCDSIIEHFFCDISPVVCLACDYTFRQEMAIFVLSAFVLAGSFVFIMMSYVFIVSTVVKMPSAQGRYKAFSTCSSHLTVVCIHYGFAGFVYLRPKDRDSFREDMLMAVTYTVLTPLLNPIVYSLRNKEMQMALRKVLGKTDRLIPQMVNKRKLDT